The Rickettsiales bacterium genome window below encodes:
- a CDS encoding porin — protein MLKLSTLAATSLMLTSSFAYAADTLPSKAELWKMIQLQQKQIEALQKGQKQTEATVEKTVKQVKKAEKKVQNVEKIANAGSYSSNDSSMGWWDKTSLGGYGELHYNGGDTDEIDFHRFVLFVGHEFNDRLRFFSELEIEHALAGEGKPGEVELEQAFLEYNITDTQHAKAGLFLLPVGILNETHEPNTFYGVERNPIEKNIIPATWWEAGVGLNGELGEGFSYDVALHSGLNTPTTGSKTFNIRSGRQKVAKASAKDGAATGRIKWTGLPGVELATSLQYQQDVAQGSLTESADATLWETHAAINKNGFGLRALYARWDINGADAAAAGKDEQYGWYVEPSYRFAVTDEDEIGLFARYNEYDNSASTSTDTKFTQVDFGVNYWPHPNVVLKADYAILDNPSGTADDELVNLGVGFQF, from the coding sequence TGCTTACCTCTTCTTTTGCTTACGCGGCAGATACCCTGCCTTCTAAAGCTGAACTTTGGAAAATGATCCAGCTCCAGCAAAAGCAGATTGAAGCCCTACAAAAAGGCCAAAAGCAAACAGAGGCGACCGTAGAAAAGACCGTTAAGCAGGTTAAAAAAGCAGAAAAGAAAGTTCAGAACGTCGAAAAAATCGCCAATGCTGGAAGCTACAGTTCTAATGATAGCAGCATGGGCTGGTGGGATAAAACCTCCCTCGGCGGTTACGGCGAGCTTCACTATAATGGCGGCGATACAGACGAAATCGACTTCCACCGCTTCGTCCTTTTCGTAGGTCATGAGTTTAACGACCGCCTACGTTTCTTTAGTGAACTCGAAATAGAACATGCGCTTGCAGGCGAAGGCAAGCCCGGCGAAGTAGAGCTAGAACAAGCCTTCCTCGAATATAACATCACGGATACGCAACATGCGAAAGCCGGTCTATTCTTGCTTCCTGTTGGTATCCTGAACGAAACACACGAACCGAACACTTTCTACGGTGTTGAGCGTAACCCTATTGAGAAAAACATCATCCCGGCCACATGGTGGGAAGCGGGTGTTGGCCTCAATGGTGAGCTTGGCGAAGGCTTCAGCTATGATGTCGCGCTTCACTCTGGCCTAAACACGCCAACCACGGGCAGCAAAACCTTTAACATCCGTTCGGGTCGTCAAAAAGTGGCGAAAGCTTCTGCAAAAGATGGTGCAGCAACGGGTCGTATCAAATGGACAGGCCTGCCGGGCGTTGAACTCGCCACCTCACTTCAATATCAGCAAGATGTGGCACAAGGTTCTTTGACGGAGTCAGCAGATGCGACATTGTGGGAAACCCATGCCGCGATCAACAAAAATGGCTTTGGCCTACGTGCTCTCTATGCGCGTTGGGATATCAATGGTGCTGACGCCGCCGCTGCGGGCAAAGACGAGCAATATGGTTGGTATGTTGAACCATCGTACCGCTTTGCAGTGACGGACGAAGATGAGATCGGGTTATTTGCGCGTTATAACGAATATGATAACAGCGCAAGCACCAGCACCGACACCAAATTTACCCAAGTTGATTTCGGTGTAAATTACTGGCCTCACCCCAATGTGGTGCTGAAAGCAGATTATGCGATTCTGGATAATCCGTCTGGCACCGCCGATGATGAGCTTGTGAATTTGGGCGTTGGCTTCCAATTCTAA
- a CDS encoding response regulator, whose protein sequence is MSIPLTLSEKRAESALRKLSVLVVDGNETIRELVTKVLGHLGFKMIDQATDGFEAIKIMQSKRIDLIVTDWELSFSATGEKPSPFPKEKEEEEESSDSLEMDWGEFPPDNGANFVKHIRSNVRSPNRFVPIIMLTGPTKPDAVIYARDSGVNEVLMKPLDSRNLCNRIINIIEKPRPFVTGTGYQGPCRRRKEMGWGGREERRTHRIEIIKFQDHKGMSE, encoded by the coding sequence ATGTCTATTCCACTTACATTATCTGAAAAAAGAGCTGAATCTGCATTACGCAAGCTTTCCGTGCTCGTTGTCGATGGCAACGAAACTATCCGCGAATTGGTCACCAAAGTTCTCGGCCACTTGGGTTTCAAGATGATAGACCAAGCGACAGATGGCTTTGAAGCCATTAAAATTATGCAAAGCAAACGCATTGATTTGATCGTCACCGACTGGGAATTGAGTTTTTCAGCAACAGGAGAAAAACCTTCCCCCTTTCCGAAAGAAAAAGAGGAAGAAGAGGAATCTTCCGATAGTCTGGAAATGGATTGGGGTGAGTTCCCGCCCGATAATGGCGCCAATTTTGTAAAACATATTCGCAGCAATGTAAGGTCACCTAACCGCTTTGTCCCTATCATCATGTTAACGGGGCCCACCAAACCTGACGCCGTTATTTATGCACGCGACTCTGGGGTGAACGAAGTCTTGATGAAACCACTCGATTCACGCAATCTGTGTAACCGCATCATCAACATCATTGAGAAACCACGCCCCTTTGTTACCGGTACCGGCTATCAAGGCCCATGCCGCCGCCGCAAAGAAATGGGTTGGGGCGGACGCGAAGAGCGCCGAACTCACCGCATTGAGATAATAAAATTTCAAGACCATAAAGGAATGAGCGAGTAA
- a CDS encoding PepSY domain-containing protein, protein MDKKPRRKMGWRLRVLRWHRQIGLAASLLMVLLAVTGIILNHNSALELQHQEISSEWLMNWYDIDPAQVAEGYTAPLSLDRVMLDLHTGSFFGSYGTIMMDAAAIILLLLTFTGIYNWYRSPRRMKK, encoded by the coding sequence ATGGATAAAAAACCTCGCCGCAAAATGGGATGGCGCTTACGCGTACTACGCTGGCATCGCCAAATCGGCCTTGCCGCATCACTGCTCATGGTGCTGCTGGCCGTCACCGGTATTATCCTAAACCATAATAGCGCACTCGAATTACAACATCAGGAAATCAGCAGTGAGTGGCTGATGAATTGGTATGATATCGACCCTGCACAAGTGGCAGAAGGCTATACCGCCCCCCTCTCGCTTGACCGCGTGATGCTCGATTTACATACAGGAAGTTTCTTTGGCAGCTACGGTACGATCATGATGGATGCGGCGGCGATTATCTTGCTGCTGCTTACCTTTACCGGCATCTATAATTGGTACCGCAGCCCACGCAGGATGAAGAAATGA
- a CDS encoding FAD:protein FMN transferase — protein MNRRRFLTLMGATAGTAMLPMPLLAAIKDQKLYRWRGILLGAETGFQLYHEEAGAAKALIDKAVSEIQRLESIFSLYQANSALSKLNRDGYLHEAPNELTTLLTQANHYSQLTKGAFDVTVQPLWKLYSKHPSPTPKQLQETLAKIDYRHVEIDENSLRLAHQSQITLNGIAQGFITDHITQMLKTEGITNTLVELGETRALGGHADGRNWNIGLRDSAGDISDIVSLDNRALATSGAYGTALGQHHHLLNPHTGKSAKHHTSVSILAPNATLADALSTGLSIMPYAQARAIIHTLDNVEARFS, from the coding sequence ATGAACCGCCGTCGCTTCCTAACATTGATGGGTGCGACCGCGGGCACGGCAATGCTCCCCATGCCGTTACTTGCAGCGATCAAAGACCAAAAACTCTATCGCTGGCGCGGTATTTTACTGGGCGCAGAGACCGGTTTCCAACTTTACCATGAGGAAGCGGGTGCTGCCAAAGCGCTCATCGACAAAGCCGTCAGCGAAATTCAGCGGCTAGAGAGCATCTTCAGCCTCTATCAAGCAAACTCCGCTTTATCAAAACTGAACCGAGACGGTTATCTGCACGAAGCGCCGAATGAGCTCACAACCCTCTTAACACAGGCAAATCACTATAGTCAGCTTACCAAGGGCGCATTTGATGTGACCGTCCAGCCGCTCTGGAAGCTCTATAGTAAGCACCCCTCGCCCACACCAAAACAACTGCAAGAGACGCTCGCGAAAATTGATTATCGCCATGTCGAAATTGATGAGAATTCCCTACGCTTAGCCCACCAATCACAAATCACCCTCAATGGAATCGCACAAGGGTTTATCACCGATCACATCACGCAAATGCTCAAAACCGAAGGCATTACCAACACACTGGTCGAACTCGGTGAGACTCGCGCGCTTGGGGGCCATGCAGATGGTCGGAACTGGAATATCGGTTTGCGTGATAGTGCCGGTGATATTAGCGATATCGTAAGCCTTGATAACCGCGCCCTCGCCACTTCTGGCGCTTATGGAACGGCGCTGGGTCAGCATCACCATTTGCTCAACCCACACACGGGTAAGAGCGCCAAGCATCATACGAGCGTGTCTATCCTCGCGCCCAATGCGACTTTAGCCGATGCTCTATCCACAGGCCTTTCCATCATGCCTTATGCGCAAGCAAGAGCCATTATCCATACATTGGACAATGTCGAAGCGCGCTTTAGCTAA
- a CDS encoding low molecular weight phosphotyrosine protein phosphatase, whose amino-acid sequence MQAKQKLLFVCTGNICRSPTADAVMRQEVMFEGIKHVECDSAGTQSFHRDEAPDSRAQLAAQMRGYDMSMLRSRKVTPQDYTAFDYLLAMDGSHLKWLQDNRPGGATAKVEMFTDRDMPDPYYGGDQGFELVLDLVEAGIREWIRKLS is encoded by the coding sequence ATGCAAGCAAAACAGAAACTCTTATTTGTCTGTACGGGAAATATTTGTCGTTCACCGACGGCTGATGCAGTGATGCGTCAGGAGGTAATGTTCGAGGGGATCAAGCATGTTGAGTGCGATTCCGCTGGGACGCAGTCTTTTCATCGTGATGAAGCGCCTGATTCGAGAGCGCAACTGGCGGCGCAAATGCGTGGTTATGATATGTCGATGCTTCGCTCGCGCAAGGTGACGCCGCAAGATTATACGGCGTTCGATTATCTTTTAGCGATGGATGGCTCTCATCTGAAATGGTTGCAGGATAATCGCCCCGGCGGCGCTACGGCTAAGGTCGAGATGTTTACGGATCGCGATATGCCGGACCCCTATTATGGCGGGGATCAAGGGTTCGAACTGGTGTTAGATTTGGTCGAAGCCGGTATACGCGAATGGATTCGCAAGCTTAGCTAA
- a CDS encoding FMN-binding protein, with amino-acid sequence MKFLLLLVTVLLMPLTASAKDVYQDPDTFVAESFDDKAPKMQRYLPDEELQKPINKIMRHKYKLRAFPYWRKGDRTVWILEEIGKYKPITTGIVVKEGVIETLKVLVYRESHGWEVRYPSFTDQFKNAKLKNNNKLDTPIDGISGATLSVKALTRLGQLALFFHKQVMENG; translated from the coding sequence GTGAAATTTTTACTCCTACTCGTGACAGTTTTGCTGATGCCATTGACGGCATCAGCAAAAGATGTCTATCAAGACCCTGACACATTCGTTGCGGAGAGTTTTGACGATAAGGCGCCTAAAATGCAGCGCTATCTTCCAGACGAAGAGCTACAGAAACCAATCAATAAGATCATGCGCCATAAATATAAATTGCGGGCATTTCCTTACTGGCGCAAAGGTGATCGCACGGTTTGGATTTTAGAAGAAATTGGGAAATATAAACCCATCACCACCGGCATTGTGGTAAAAGAGGGTGTGATTGAAACGCTCAAAGTATTGGTCTACCGCGAAAGTCATGGCTGGGAAGTGCGCTACCCTAGCTTCACCGATCAGTTTAAAAACGCGAAACTCAAAAACAATAATAAGCTCGATACACCTATTGACGGCATCTCTGGTGCGACCCTTTCGGTAAAGGCACTGACGCGCCTTGGCCAGCTCGCACTCTTTTTCCATAAGCAGGTAATGGAAAATGGATAA